Below is a genomic region from Prolixibacteraceae bacterium.
GTTACGGCAATCCTTGCTGCCTCTATCTGACGCCCTGTAATCCATGAAGTCTGTAGCGACTTAATACCAAAAGTACCGAATGAAAGTTGGTTACCGCGCTGTGCGTTCCCCTTCATCCTTCCTTTTTGGACTCTTCTGAATTTTACTTTCTTAGGCTGTAACATCCTTTACTAATCTTAGATAATTAACAAATTACTTTCTACGCTTCTTAAAACCTCCGCGCTTATTACCGCCACGATTATCTCGTGGAGCTTGTACTGGAGCTAGTTCAGGTTTTCCATAAATCTCGCCTTTGCAAATCCAAACTTTAACTCCTAGAAGTCCAGTTTTTGTCAATGCTTCAACAAGTGCATAGTCAATATTTGCTCTAAGTGTATGTAGAGGTGTTCTACCTTCTTTGTACATTTCCGAGCGTGCCATTTCAGCGCCATTAAGACGACCTGAAATCTGAACCTTAATACCTTCTGCTCCCATTCGCATTGCTGAAGAGATAGCCATCTTAACAGCACGACGATAAGCAATACGGCCTTCAATTTGACGAGCGATATTTGTACCTACAATCTTAGCATCAAGCTCTGGTCTTTTGATTTCAAAAATGTTGATCTGAACATCTTTTTTAGTGATCTTCTTAAGCTCTTCTTTAAGCTTATCTACTTCCTGACCACCTTTACCAATAATAATACCAGGGCGAGATGTTTGAACGGTAATAGTAATAAGCTTAAGAGTACGCTCAATCATAATTTTTGAAATACTCGCTTTTGCCAAACGCGCATTCAAATATTTACGAATTTTGAAATCCTCGGCAAGCTTATCTCCATAATCATTACCTCCGAACCAGTTTGAATCCCATCCACGGATGAATCCCAATCGGTTTGCTATCGGATTAACTTTTTGTCCCATGTATTATTATTTATTCTTGAACAACATTATTACTTGCTAAGCGAATCGTAACGTGATTAGAACGCTTACGAATTCGGTGAGCACGACCTTGAGGTGCTGGTTGAATTCGTTTAAGCATACGTCCACCATCTACGAATACTTCAGTCACATACAAATTACTCTCTTCCAAACGAACACCTTCGTTTTTTGCTTGCCAGTTTGCGACAGCAGAAAGAAGTAACTTCTCTACTTTTCTTGAAGCCTCTTTTGAAGAGAACTTTAAGATATCTAATGCGCGATTCACTTCTACACCACGAATCATGTCAACTACCAAACGCATCTTACGAGGTGAAGTAGGACAGTTACGCAATACAGCTGAATACTGTTGTTTTTTCGCTTCTTTAAGCTTTATCGCATTATTATGTTTTCTTGATCCCATCGTGATACAGATTTACTATTTTTTCTTATTACCACCATGACCGCGGAAAGTACGCGTTGGAGCAAACTCTCCAAATTTATGTCCTACCATGTTCTCTGTAACATATACAGGAATAAATTTATTCCCATTATGTACTGCGACTGTATGTCCGACATAATCCGGAGAAATCATTGAGCTACGCGCCCAAGTCTTTACAACGGTCTTTTTACCTGACTCAATCAAAGCTGCAACCTTCTTATCAAGGTTTACATCAATGAAAGGTCCTTTTTTTAATGAACGACTCATAATTTGTACTTACTTTTGCCGATTACTTCTTTCTTTTTTCTACAATATACTTATTCGAAGCTTTTTTCTTCGAACGAGTTTTGAAGCCTTTAGCTAACAGACCCGTGCGTGACCTTGGGTGACCTCCAGACTGACGTCCTTCACCACCACCCATTGGGTGATCAACTGGGTTCATTGCCACACCACGAACTCGTGGACGACGTCCCAACCAACGTGAACGTCCCGCTTTTCCTGAACGCTCTAACGCGTGATCTGAATTACTTACTGCTCCAATTGTAGCACGACATGTTACAAGTACCATACGAGATTCGCCCGAAGGTAATTTTACAATAGCATATCTGCCTTCACGTGAAGTCAATTGTGCATATGATCCCGCTGAACGAGCCATAACACCACCTTGACCAGGATGAAGCTCAATATTATGAATGATTGTTCCAAGAGGAATATTTGCTAGAGGAAGAGAATTTCCTACTTCTGGTGCAACATTATCTCCTGACAACAACACTTGATCAACTTCAAGCTTGTTTGGTGCCAAAATATAACGTTTCTCTCCATCAGCATAAACCAACAACGCGATACGCGCAGTACGGTTAGGATCATACTGAATAGATTCTACCTTTGCAGGGATACCGTCTTTATCTCTTGTAAAATCGATAACACGATATTTTCTCTTATGCCCTCCACCTATATACCTCATTGTCATCTTTCCAGAGT
It encodes:
- the rplB gene encoding 50S ribosomal protein L2, with the translated sequence MAVRKFKPVTPGQRHKIVGVFDTITTDTPEKSLLKPMKKSGGRNNSGKMTMRYIGGGHKRKYRVIDFTRDKDGIPAKVESIQYDPNRTARIALLVYADGEKRYILAPNKLEVDQVLLSGDNVAPEVGNSLPLANIPLGTIIHNIELHPGQGGVMARSAGSYAQLTSREGRYAIVKLPSGESRMVLVTCRATIGAVSNSDHALERSGKAGRSRWLGRRPRVRGVAMNPVDHPMGGGEGRQSGGHPRSRTGLLAKGFKTRSKKKASNKYIVEKRKK
- the rpsC gene encoding 30S ribosomal protein S3, which codes for MGQKVNPIANRLGFIRGWDSNWFGGNDYGDKLAEDFKIRKYLNARLAKASISKIMIERTLKLITITVQTSRPGIIIGKGGQEVDKLKEELKKITKKDVQINIFEIKRPELDAKIVGTNIARQIEGRIAYRRAVKMAISSAMRMGAEGIKVQISGRLNGAEMARSEMYKEGRTPLHTLRANIDYALVEALTKTGLLGVKVWICKGEIYGKPELAPVQAPRDNRGGNKRGGFKKRRK
- the rplV gene encoding 50S ribosomal protein L22, with translation MGSRKHNNAIKLKEAKKQQYSAVLRNCPTSPRKMRLVVDMIRGVEVNRALDILKFSSKEASRKVEKLLLSAVANWQAKNEGVRLEESNLYVTEVFVDGGRMLKRIQPAPQGRAHRIRKRSNHVTIRLASNNVVQE
- the rpsS gene encoding 30S ribosomal protein S19; the protein is MSRSLKKGPFIDVNLDKKVAALIESGKKTVVKTWARSSMISPDYVGHTVAVHNGNKFIPVYVTENMVGHKFGEFAPTRTFRGHGGNKKK